The genomic region TCAGGCTCTACTATGGCGAAAAACGCAAAATTTTCTTCTACGAAGAGATGTTTAAAAAATGGCGGAAAAGACTCGGAAATCTTTCTCGATACGTCCAGGACATTAAGCAACGTTTTTCACGCTGGTATAACAAACGCGTTGACCGCAAAGGTTACTTCTGGGCTGACAGGTTTAAGTCCGTAATCATTGAAACTGGGGAGGCTTTGCTCAACTGCTTGGCTTACATAGAGCTAAACCCAGTGCGGGCAGGAATTGTAGAAAAGCCAGAAGACTACCGTTGGTGCTCGCTGGGATACAGAGCAAGAATAGGGACAGGCAAAAACTTTCTGTCGCTTGACCTAGGGCTACCGCGGTATGAGGAAAAAAGCGAGAAAGAGAGATTTGAACTTTTACGAGAGTTTGTTTATGGCAAGGGTGGGCTTGGCGAGCCAGAAAGAGAGACAGGTGAAAAATTTAGACAGAGAATCAGGTATTTTACAGAAAGTTTAGCCATAGGAAGCAAGAGTTTTGTAGAAGAGACGGTAAACAAATTGAAGGACTTGTTGGGCTTAAAAAGAAAGAGGAAATGTAAAGCTCTTAAAAACTTTGGAGATTTGGCGTTGATTTAAATTTTTGCACGTTAACCGAACTTGTTGCACGACAAATTGTCATCGCGAAAAACAAGGAAGGCGCCTAGACGATTTAAGCGCCAACGCAGTCTCTTTTAACCCTTAAACTTTTTACAAGATCGGCTAGCCATTTCGTGACCTGTAAGGCCCGTAATAACTGCATAAAACACTCGTCAAAAATAAAATTTCCCTTTTACTTCAGCAGAACACTTTCAGCAGAACAGGAACCTAAGGTATCCAGAGTTTCAGATTGATATAAGTTTCGAAAAACGAAAAAGAGCCAAAAATTTTGCCTGTCCCCAAAGCTGACAATGCCTGTCCCCAAAGCTGACAAAAAATTTTTTCCTGGTATTTATTAGCCCCATGATCAAAGGAGATGGTTTTGAACTGAGAAGTTGTCGTGGCGACTCCTGCCCCATGGCGGTAATTGATACGGAAAATCTCACTAAAAAATGCCAGGAGGTTCTTGAAAAAGCCAATTTAGGCGACTTTTTTCGCTCGCTCGGTTTAAAAAAGAATAAGTGCTATCGCTTTAGAGTAGCTATTGCCGCCTGTCCAAATGCCTGTACCCAAGTGCACATTGCTGACTTTGGTGTCATTGGCCAGGCCGTACCTGCCCTGGTTGGAGATTGCAACACCTGCGGCTCGTGTGTAGAAGTATGTGAAGAAGAAGCCATTACTCTTTTTGAGGACCGTTTCCCCTTGATTAACACTGAATATTGCGTAAACTGCGGTGCCTGCGTCAAGGCCTGCCCTAAAAGAGCTTTGCAAATAGAAGAGTGCGGCTTTAAAATCCTTGCTGGTGGTAAATTGGGGCGCCATCCCCGCCTGGCCGAAGAAGTTTTGGCCATGGTGGATAAAGAAAGGGTCCCCAAACTCCTTGAAAAGACCATTTTATTTTATAAAAAACACTGCCAAAACGGGGAAAGATTAAGAGTAGTCATAGAAAAACTAGGCTGGGACAGTTATCTTGCC from Thermodesulfatator indicus DSM 15286 harbors:
- a CDS encoding 4Fe-4S dicluster domain-containing protein, with product MIKGDGFELRSCRGDSCPMAVIDTENLTKKCQEVLEKANLGDFFRSLGLKKNKCYRFRVAIAACPNACTQVHIADFGVIGQAVPALVGDCNTCGSCVEVCEEEAITLFEDRFPLINTEYCVNCGACVKACPKRALQIEECGFKILAGGKLGRHPRLAEEVLAMVDKERVPKLLEKTILFYKKHCQNGERLRVVIEKLGWDSYLASLK
- a CDS encoding transposase, with the protein product MPRIPRFFMNDPRAAYHVISRTALPGHDVLGYEEKEHLLHLISWLSQVYFVEVYGFAIMGNHFHLLCRMLPENQFSDEEVKRRIRLYYGEKRKIFFYEEMFKKWRKRLGNLSRYVQDIKQRFSRWYNKRVDRKGYFWADRFKSVIIETGEALLNCLAYIELNPVRAGIVEKPEDYRWCSLGYRARIGTGKNFLSLDLGLPRYEEKSEKERFELLREFVYGKGGLGEPERETGEKFRQRIRYFTESLAIGSKSFVEETVNKLKDLLGLKRKRKCKALKNFGDLALI